Proteins from a single region of Bacillales bacterium:
- the gcvH gene encoding glycine cleavage system protein GcvH produces the protein MNIPKELRYSEEHEWVKVEGDRVRIGITDFAQDELGDIVFVELPEEGDEIEADEPFGSVESVKTVSELYAPVSGKVVEVNEELDDSPEYVNESPYEKAWMIVVEPSDKSEIDKLMDAETYEKMISED, from the coding sequence ATGAATATACCGAAAGAATTACGTTATTCAGAAGAACACGAATGGGTGAAAGTAGAAGGGGATCGAGTACGGATCGGCATTACGGATTTCGCCCAAGACGAACTTGGAGATATCGTTTTCGTCGAACTTCCCGAGGAAGGCGATGAAATCGAAGCGGATGAGCCTTTCGGCAGCGTAGAATCGGTCAAAACGGTATCGGAACTGTATGCACCGGTAAGCGGAAAGGTCGTCGAAGTCAATGAGGAACTCGATGACAGCCCGGAATACGTCAACGAATCTCCTTACGAAAAGGCATGGATGATCGTTGTCGAGCCTTCCGATAAGTCGGAAATCGACAAGTTGATGGATGCGGAAACTTATGAAAAGATGATTTCCGAAGATTAA